The following coding sequences lie in one Myxococcus xanthus genomic window:
- a CDS encoding response regulator, which yields MADVLVVDDSKVMRDMVVACLRPYPGLTFSHASSGLEAIERLSLQPCDLLVLDLNMPDIGGIEVVEFVRGQDRLRELPIIIVTTRGDEASRTRALAAGASRFMTKPFTPDAILSEVRGLLEGRRA from the coding sequence ATGGCCGATGTGCTCGTCGTTGATGACAGCAAAGTTATGCGCGACATGGTGGTCGCGTGCCTGCGGCCCTATCCGGGCCTCACCTTCTCGCATGCTTCCAGTGGCTTGGAGGCCATCGAGCGGCTGTCGCTCCAGCCGTGTGACTTGCTGGTGCTGGACCTCAACATGCCGGACATCGGCGGCATCGAGGTGGTGGAGTTCGTGCGTGGGCAGGACCGGCTGCGCGAGCTGCCCATCATCATCGTCACCACGCGGGGAGACGAGGCATCGCGGACGCGGGCGTTGGCGGCGGGGGCCAGCCGTTTCATGACGAAGCCCTTCACGCCGGACGCCATCCTGTCGGAGGTGCGTGGGTTGCTGGAGGGGAGGCGCGCTTGA